One segment of Variovorax paradoxus DNA contains the following:
- a CDS encoding glycosyltransferase, with protein sequence MIGIVVPAHNEEALVRDCLRSLKEAASHPALAGEPVEIVVVLDSCTDATGVIANASGATTLSIRACNVGMARAVGAQLLILRGARWLAFTDADTVVSPSWLADQLSLQADAVCGTVGVADWTPHGRHAALLASHFMQTYNDDHGHSHVHGANLGVSTEAYRRVGGFRHLACSEDVALVDALVASGASVAWSAKPRVTTSARKDARAVGGFADALLHAVAQRLEAASQPLFLPAPVLQNT encoded by the coding sequence ATGATCGGCATCGTCGTACCCGCCCACAACGAAGAAGCGCTCGTTCGCGACTGCCTGCGGTCGCTGAAAGAGGCTGCAAGCCACCCCGCGCTGGCGGGCGAGCCCGTGGAGATCGTGGTGGTGCTGGACTCGTGCACCGACGCCACGGGCGTGATCGCCAACGCGAGCGGCGCGACCACGTTGAGCATCCGGGCGTGCAATGTCGGCATGGCGCGCGCCGTGGGCGCGCAATTGCTCATTCTGCGCGGCGCGCGCTGGCTGGCCTTCACCGACGCCGACACGGTGGTGTCGCCCTCATGGTTGGCCGACCAGCTGTCACTGCAGGCCGACGCCGTGTGCGGCACGGTCGGCGTTGCCGACTGGACACCGCATGGCCGCCACGCGGCGCTGCTGGCATCGCATTTCATGCAGACGTACAACGACGACCATGGGCACTCGCATGTGCACGGCGCCAACCTCGGCGTGTCGACCGAGGCCTACCGGCGCGTCGGCGGCTTCAGGCACCTCGCCTGCAGCGAAGACGTGGCGCTGGTCGATGCGCTGGTGGCCAGCGGCGCTTCGGTCGCATGGAGCGCGAAGCCCCGCGTGACGACCAGCGCGCGCAAGGACGCAAGGGCCGTGGGCGGTTTTGCCGACGCACTGCTGCATGCCGTGGCGCAACGGCTGGAGGCTGCCTCGCAGCCGCTGTTCCTGCCGGCGCCGGTGCTGCAGAACACCTGA
- a CDS encoding catalase, translating to MAKKPTASPVASAAEIDAARAAARNTDSGPAGPAPAAAGKGDAPAQKAIDTQALAAGMPANVNKPLEHGESNAASTPAGVTVAPPSHLPGVSTLSEANRSDKTGGPAAEAVNATIGTLDRVRVDSTGQVLTTNQGVHIADNQNSLKAGARGPALLEDFILREKITHFDHERIPERIVHARGSGAHGFFEAYEPLTQYTRAAPFKEAGKVTPVFVRFSTVAGERGSKDTARDVRGFAVKFYTDEGNWDLVGNNMPVFFIQDAMKFPDLVHAVKPEPHHQMPQAASAHDTFWDFVSLMPESTHMLMWQMSDRAIPRSYRMMQGFGVHTFRLVNEAGESFLVKFHWQPKLGTHSLVWEEAVKISGADPDFHRRDLWEAIEAGEYPEWELGLQIFTEEQAEQFSFDILDATKIVPEELVPVQIVGRMVLNRNPDNFFAETEQVAFCTAHIVPGLDFTNDPLLAGRIHSYVDTQISRLGGPNFHELPINAPIAQVHNNQRDGMHRQAIHRGRVAYEPNSLAGGCPFQAGAAQGFASIARRLDAKESADKVRIKPEKFADHYTQARLFFQSQTEVEQVHIGNAFRFELSKVTVPAIRERVVASLLNAVPELAQRLAQDLGMQLPAPMPKALETPAAPEVEQSPALSLMARPGDGGIRTRKVAVLVANGVEGASLQKLVSALVAAGAVPRLVGARLGTCAGAGGEKFAVDATMENSPGFLFDALVLPDGAPAVEALDADAHTLEFLRDQYWHCKTILALGASDALLAEAQIPLTMPDGAADPGLILADAAGADDAIEAFIAAMGQHRHFGRENDPPKA from the coding sequence ATGGCCAAGAAACCCACTGCTTCACCCGTTGCAAGCGCAGCCGAGATCGACGCGGCGCGCGCCGCAGCCCGCAACACCGACAGCGGACCCGCGGGTCCGGCGCCCGCGGCCGCGGGCAAGGGCGATGCGCCTGCTCAAAAGGCCATCGACACGCAGGCGCTTGCCGCCGGCATGCCCGCCAACGTCAACAAGCCGCTCGAGCATGGCGAGTCCAATGCGGCGTCGACCCCTGCCGGCGTGACGGTGGCGCCGCCGTCGCACCTGCCGGGCGTGAGCACGCTGTCCGAGGCCAATCGGTCGGACAAGACGGGCGGCCCCGCGGCCGAGGCGGTGAACGCGACCATCGGCACGCTCGACCGCGTGCGCGTCGACTCGACCGGCCAGGTGCTCACGACCAACCAGGGCGTGCACATCGCAGACAACCAGAACTCGCTGAAGGCAGGCGCGCGCGGCCCGGCCCTGCTCGAGGACTTCATCCTGCGCGAGAAGATCACGCACTTCGACCACGAGCGCATTCCCGAGCGCATCGTGCATGCGCGCGGCTCGGGCGCGCACGGCTTCTTCGAGGCCTACGAGCCGCTCACGCAATACACCAGGGCCGCTCCCTTCAAGGAGGCCGGCAAGGTCACGCCGGTGTTCGTGCGCTTCTCCACCGTGGCCGGCGAGCGCGGCTCCAAGGACACCGCGCGCGACGTGCGCGGCTTCGCGGTGAAGTTCTACACCGACGAGGGCAACTGGGATCTCGTGGGCAACAACATGCCGGTGTTCTTCATCCAGGACGCGATGAAGTTCCCCGACCTCGTGCACGCGGTGAAGCCCGAACCGCACCACCAGATGCCGCAGGCCGCGAGCGCGCACGACACCTTCTGGGACTTCGTCTCGCTGATGCCCGAGTCGACCCACATGCTCATGTGGCAGATGTCCGACCGCGCCATTCCGCGCAGCTACCGCATGATGCAGGGCTTCGGCGTGCACACCTTCCGGCTGGTGAACGAGGCTGGCGAGAGCTTCCTGGTCAAGTTCCACTGGCAGCCGAAGCTCGGCACGCATTCGCTGGTGTGGGAAGAGGCGGTGAAGATCTCGGGCGCCGACCCGGACTTCCACCGGCGCGACCTCTGGGAGGCGATCGAGGCCGGCGAGTACCCCGAGTGGGAGCTGGGCCTGCAGATCTTCACCGAGGAGCAGGCCGAGCAGTTCAGCTTCGACATCCTCGACGCGACCAAGATCGTTCCCGAGGAACTGGTGCCGGTGCAGATCGTGGGCCGCATGGTGCTCAACCGCAACCCCGACAACTTCTTTGCCGAGACCGAGCAGGTGGCGTTCTGCACCGCGCACATCGTCCCCGGCCTGGACTTCACCAACGACCCGCTGCTGGCCGGGCGCATCCACTCGTACGTGGACACGCAGATCAGCCGGCTCGGCGGCCCCAACTTCCACGAGCTGCCGATCAACGCGCCGATCGCGCAGGTGCACAACAACCAGCGCGACGGCATGCACCGCCAGGCGATCCATCGCGGCCGCGTGGCCTACGAGCCGAACTCGCTGGCCGGCGGCTGCCCGTTCCAGGCCGGTGCGGCACAGGGCTTCGCGAGCATCGCGCGGCGCCTGGACGCGAAGGAAAGCGCGGACAAGGTGCGCATCAAGCCCGAGAAATTTGCCGACCACTACACGCAGGCGAGGCTGTTCTTCCAGAGCCAGACCGAGGTGGAGCAGGTGCACATCGGCAACGCGTTCCGTTTCGAGCTGTCCAAGGTCACCGTGCCCGCGATCCGCGAGCGCGTGGTGGCGAGCCTGCTGAACGCGGTGCCCGAACTGGCGCAACGCCTCGCGCAGGACCTCGGCATGCAGCTGCCGGCGCCGATGCCCAAGGCGCTCGAAACGCCGGCGGCGCCGGAGGTCGAGCAGTCGCCCGCGCTGTCGCTCATGGCACGTCCCGGCGACGGCGGCATCCGCACGCGCAAGGTGGCGGTGCTCGTGGCCAACGGTGTGGAAGGCGCGTCGCTGCAGAAGCTGGTGTCGGCGCTGGTGGCCGCCGGCGCGGTGCCCCGGCTCGTCGGCGCGCGGCTGGGAACCTGCGCAGGTGCGGGCGGTGAGAAGTTCGCCGTCGACGCAACGATGGAGAACTCGCCCGGCTTCCTGTTCGACGCGCTGGTGCTGCCGGACGGCGCGCCCGCTGTCGAGGCACTCGACGCCGACGCACACACGCTTGAGTTCCTGCGCGACCAGTACTGGCATTGCAAGACCATCCTGGCGCTGGGCGCGTCCGATGCGCTCCTGGCAGAGGCGCAGATACCGCTCACGATGCCCGACGGAGCGGCCGATCCCGGCCTCATCCTCGCCGATGCTGCCGGCGCCGACGATGCGATCGAGGCGTTCATCGCGGCCATGGGCCAGCACCGTCACTTCGGGCGGGAGAACGATCCCCCGAAGGCCTGA
- a CDS encoding alpha-amylase family protein, whose product MIKDLWYKNAVVYCLSVETFMDANGDGCGDFEGLTRRLDYLNGLGVSTIWLMPFQTSPGRDDGYDVADYYNVDPRFGTLGDFVEFTHAAAQRGMRVLIDLVVNHTSDQHPWFQEARRDPGSKYRDWYVWADRKPARADDGVVFPGVQKSTWTYDKVAKRWYFHRFYDFQPDLNTSHPMVQAEILKIMGFWTQLGVSGFRMDAVPFVIARKGAEVKGAPEQYDMLRQFRELMQWRKGDAVILGEANVLPKTDMQYFGDEGERLHMMFNFQVNQNLFYALASGDSRPLAKALAATRPRPATSQWGMFLRNHDELDLGRLTRAQRERVFAAFAPDKDMQLYDRGIRRRLAPMLGSDRRRLELAYSLMLTLPGTPVLRYGDEIGMGDDLSLPERNCARTPMQWSTEPHGGFTSARKPVRPVISGGAYGFEHVNVAAQRRDPESLMNWMERALRMRKEIPEVGWGDFEVLAHPSPQVLVIRYDWRNNSVLFVHNLAEEPLEFELPARKIGTEGARLINLLTEAHSEADSKGRHCMLLEPYGYRWFRVGGLGYLLQRSEI is encoded by the coding sequence ATGATCAAAGACCTTTGGTATAAGAACGCGGTCGTCTACTGTCTGTCGGTCGAAACCTTCATGGATGCGAACGGCGACGGCTGCGGCGACTTCGAAGGCCTCACCCGGCGGCTCGACTACCTCAACGGGCTCGGCGTCTCCACCATCTGGCTGATGCCCTTCCAGACCTCGCCGGGCCGCGACGACGGCTACGACGTGGCCGACTACTACAACGTCGACCCGCGCTTCGGCACGCTCGGCGATTTCGTCGAATTCACCCACGCCGCCGCGCAGCGCGGCATGCGCGTGCTGATCGACCTCGTCGTGAATCACACCTCCGACCAGCACCCCTGGTTCCAGGAGGCCAGGCGCGACCCCGGCTCGAAGTACCGCGACTGGTACGTGTGGGCGGACCGCAAGCCCGCGCGCGCGGACGACGGCGTGGTGTTTCCCGGCGTGCAGAAATCGACATGGACCTACGACAAGGTGGCGAAGCGCTGGTATTTCCATCGCTTCTACGACTTCCAGCCCGACCTGAACACCAGCCATCCGATGGTGCAGGCCGAGATCCTGAAGATCATGGGGTTCTGGACGCAGCTCGGCGTGTCGGGCTTCCGCATGGACGCGGTGCCGTTCGTCATCGCCAGGAAGGGCGCGGAGGTCAAGGGCGCGCCCGAGCAGTACGACATGCTGCGCCAGTTCCGCGAGCTGATGCAGTGGCGCAAGGGCGACGCCGTCATCCTGGGCGAGGCCAACGTGCTGCCGAAGACCGACATGCAGTACTTCGGCGACGAAGGCGAGCGGCTGCACATGATGTTCAACTTCCAGGTCAACCAGAACCTGTTCTACGCCTTGGCCAGCGGCGACAGCCGGCCGCTGGCCAAGGCGCTGGCCGCAACACGGCCGCGGCCGGCCACGTCGCAATGGGGCATGTTCCTGCGCAACCACGACGAACTCGACCTCGGCCGGCTCACGCGCGCGCAGCGCGAGCGCGTGTTCGCGGCCTTCGCGCCGGACAAGGACATGCAGCTGTACGACCGCGGCATCCGCCGCCGCCTCGCGCCCATGCTCGGCAGCGACCGCCGCCGGCTCGAGCTCGCCTACAGCCTGATGCTCACGCTGCCCGGCACGCCGGTGCTGCGCTACGGCGACGAGATCGGCATGGGCGACGACCTGAGCCTGCCTGAGCGCAACTGCGCGCGCACGCCCATGCAATGGTCGACCGAGCCGCACGGCGGCTTCACCTCCGCGCGCAAGCCGGTGCGCCCGGTGATCAGCGGCGGCGCCTACGGCTTCGAGCATGTGAACGTCGCTGCGCAGCGGCGCGACCCCGAGTCGCTGATGAACTGGATGGAGCGCGCACTGCGCATGCGCAAGGAGATTCCCGAGGTGGGCTGGGGCGACTTCGAGGTGCTGGCGCACCCGTCGCCGCAGGTGCTGGTGATCCGCTACGACTGGCGAAACAACTCGGTCCTGTTCGTCCACAACCTGGCAGAGGAACCGCTGGAGTTCGAACTGCCCGCACGCAAGATCGGGACCGAAGGCGCGCGGCTGATCAACCTGCTGACCGAGGCGCACAGCGAGGCCGACAGCAAAGGCCGGCACTGCATGCTGCTGGAGCCCTACGGCTATCGCTGGTTCAGGGTCGGCGGGCTGGGCTACCTGCTGCAACGCAGCGAGATCTGA
- a CDS encoding RecQ family ATP-dependent DNA helicase has protein sequence MPGSATDARNRKKRPFGQTAAGLDDALRRVFGHARLRAGQAEVIERVMAGLPTLAVMPTGAGKSLCYQLPAVVLQGRTVVVSPLIALMKDQCDKLQRRGIRAVQVNSSLNSAELAQAELAIDGGSACIVLTTPERLADPAFVQRLRAHPVALVAVDEAHCISQWGHDFRPAFLEIGPALRVLGNPPVLALTATAGDDVAADIMKCLGIPRAGLIDTGAYRANLHFAVEQMADEKERLQRVVDFVLQASGCGIVYAATVKAAQQAFDALRARDESVALYHGKLGARERNEAQEAFMAGTARVMVATNAFGMGIDKPDIRFVLHCQMPSSVHAYYQEAGRAGRDGQVARCVLLFQAKDRAVQQFFLAGRYPQLEDLDAIYRQLLAEPPEPQGWTAASLIDALDRPRTKMQSAIALLRKEKVLKVDRLGHVSLRQHETAGIDFAPMLDAYKDRRAQDRETLERMLAYAQSGQCRWQLLLGDLDAAAPAKRCGTCDNCRRIAAHEAAIAQPIVVDADPQPIVTRSSPAFAPTDPVRVRRFGSGIVVASDTSAITVEFPDGTRRSFHPDYVSHRRASSPAGAAHAMRASLAA, from the coding sequence ATGCCCGGCAGCGCCACCGACGCCCGTAACAGGAAAAAGAGGCCGTTCGGGCAGACCGCCGCCGGCCTGGACGACGCACTGCGGCGCGTCTTCGGCCACGCCCGCCTGCGCGCCGGGCAGGCGGAGGTCATCGAGCGCGTCATGGCAGGCCTGCCCACGCTGGCGGTAATGCCCACAGGCGCGGGCAAGTCGCTGTGCTACCAGTTGCCGGCGGTGGTCCTGCAGGGACGCACCGTGGTGGTGTCGCCGCTCATCGCCTTGATGAAGGACCAGTGCGACAAGCTGCAGCGCCGTGGCATCCGGGCCGTGCAGGTCAACAGCTCGCTGAATTCGGCCGAGCTGGCGCAGGCCGAGCTGGCCATCGACGGCGGCAGTGCCTGCATCGTGCTGACGACGCCCGAACGCCTTGCCGACCCGGCCTTCGTCCAGCGCCTGCGCGCGCATCCGGTGGCACTGGTCGCGGTCGACGAGGCCCATTGCATCTCGCAATGGGGCCATGACTTCAGGCCCGCATTCCTGGAGATCGGTCCGGCGCTGCGCGTGCTCGGCAACCCGCCCGTGCTGGCGCTCACCGCGACCGCGGGAGACGACGTGGCGGCCGACATCATGAAGTGCCTGGGCATTCCACGCGCCGGGTTGATCGACACAGGCGCATACCGCGCCAACCTGCACTTCGCGGTCGAGCAGATGGCGGACGAGAAGGAGCGGTTGCAGCGCGTCGTCGATTTCGTACTGCAGGCTTCGGGCTGCGGCATCGTCTATGCCGCCACCGTGAAGGCCGCGCAGCAGGCGTTCGATGCGCTCAGGGCGCGCGACGAATCGGTCGCGCTCTACCACGGCAAGCTCGGCGCGCGCGAGCGCAACGAGGCGCAGGAGGCTTTCATGGCCGGAACGGCCCGCGTCATGGTGGCCACCAACGCGTTCGGCATGGGCATCGACAAGCCCGACATCCGGTTCGTGCTGCATTGCCAGATGCCATCGAGCGTGCATGCCTACTACCAGGAGGCTGGGCGTGCGGGCCGCGACGGACAGGTCGCGCGATGCGTGCTGCTGTTCCAGGCGAAAGACCGGGCGGTGCAGCAGTTCTTCCTCGCGGGGCGCTACCCGCAGCTCGAGGACCTCGACGCGATCTATCGCCAGTTGCTGGCCGAACCGCCTGAGCCGCAGGGCTGGACCGCAGCCAGCCTGATCGACGCGCTGGACCGGCCGCGCACCAAGATGCAGTCGGCCATCGCGCTGCTGCGAAAGGAGAAGGTGCTGAAGGTCGATCGGCTCGGCCATGTATCGCTGCGCCAGCACGAGACGGCTGGCATCGACTTCGCCCCGATGCTCGACGCCTACAAAGACCGGCGCGCACAGGACCGCGAAACGCTCGAGCGCATGCTTGCCTATGCGCAATCGGGGCAGTGCCGGTGGCAGCTGCTGCTGGGCGACCTCGACGCGGCGGCGCCCGCGAAGCGCTGCGGCACCTGCGACAACTGCCGGCGCATCGCAGCCCATGAAGCCGCGATAGCGCAGCCGATCGTGGTCGATGCGGATCCCCAGCCGATCGTCACGCGCAGCAGCCCTGCCTTCGCCCCCACCGACCCGGTCAGGGTCCGGCGCTTCGGCTCCGGCATCGTCGTCGCATCGGACACGAGCGCGATCACTGTCGAGTTTCCCGATGGAACCCGGCGCAGCTTTCATCCGGACTACGTCAGCCACCGGCGCGCGTCCAGCCCTGCGGGCGCGGCGCACGCGATGCGAGCGTCGCTGGCCGCCTGA
- a CDS encoding alpha-amylase family glycosyl hydrolase, with protein MDSRQRQPSSPDSWWKNGIVYQIYPRSFQDSDGDGIGDLRGIRQRLDYLVALGVDAVWISPIYPSPMADFGYDISDYCGIDPRFGTLADFDELVQGAHARGLKVILDFVPNHTSDRHPWFIESSSSRSDPKRDWYLWRDPAPGGGPPNNWLSNFGGPAWTLDPRTGQYYLHSFLREQPDLNWRNPAVRAAMYEALRFWLRRGVDGFRIDVLYHLVKDASFRDNPANPAFVPGGDPSHSLLPLYTADLPEVQEIVREMRGVVDAFSDARGDRVLIGELYLPLARLMAYYGLDSEGVLQGVQLPFNFQLIGAQWQADVIDRLVRDYEAALPPGAAPNWVLGNHDKPRIASRVGPERARLAAMLLLTLRGTPTLYYGDEIGMTDVDIPPDEVQDPFEKNEPGRGLGRDPQRTPMQWSTGPHAGFSHASPWLRLAGDWAALNVERQQSDATSMLALYRRLIALRRAEPALHAGAWEPLDAGADILAYARTVAQRRLVVLLNFADAQRGIDRALLGERADVLASTHERPEGKHAERLVLHPLEGVALAVHGAISMPS; from the coding sequence ATGGATTCCAGGCAACGGCAACCCTCATCGCCCGACAGCTGGTGGAAGAACGGCATCGTCTATCAGATCTATCCGCGTTCGTTCCAGGACAGTGACGGAGACGGCATCGGCGACTTGCGCGGCATCCGGCAACGGCTCGATTATTTGGTGGCGCTCGGTGTCGACGCTGTCTGGATTTCGCCGATCTACCCTTCACCGATGGCCGACTTCGGGTACGACATATCCGACTACTGCGGCATCGACCCGCGCTTCGGCACGCTGGCGGACTTCGACGAACTGGTGCAGGGCGCGCATGCGCGCGGGCTGAAGGTCATCCTCGACTTCGTGCCGAACCATACCTCCGACCGGCATCCCTGGTTCATCGAAAGCAGCTCTTCGCGCAGCGACCCCAAGCGCGACTGGTACCTGTGGCGCGACCCCGCACCCGGCGGCGGTCCGCCGAACAACTGGCTCAGCAATTTCGGCGGCCCGGCCTGGACGCTCGACCCGCGCACCGGGCAGTACTACCTGCACTCGTTCCTGCGCGAGCAGCCCGACCTCAACTGGCGCAACCCGGCGGTGCGCGCTGCGATGTACGAGGCGCTGCGCTTCTGGTTGCGGCGCGGCGTCGACGGCTTCCGCATCGACGTGCTGTACCACCTCGTGAAGGACGCCTCTTTCCGCGACAACCCTGCCAACCCGGCCTTCGTGCCCGGCGGAGACCCGTCGCACAGCCTGCTGCCGCTGTACACCGCCGACCTTCCCGAGGTGCAGGAGATCGTGCGCGAGATGCGCGGCGTGGTCGACGCATTCAGCGACGCGCGCGGCGACCGCGTGCTGATCGGCGAGCTCTACCTGCCCCTGGCGCGCCTCATGGCGTACTACGGGCTCGACAGCGAGGGCGTGCTGCAGGGCGTGCAGCTGCCGTTCAACTTCCAGCTCATCGGCGCGCAATGGCAGGCCGACGTGATCGACCGCCTCGTGCGCGACTACGAAGCCGCGCTGCCGCCCGGCGCGGCGCCCAACTGGGTGCTCGGCAACCACGACAAGCCGCGCATCGCAAGCCGCGTCGGCCCCGAGCGCGCCAGGCTCGCGGCGATGCTGCTGCTCACGCTGCGCGGCACGCCGACCCTGTACTACGGCGACGAGATCGGCATGACGGACGTGGACATTCCTCCCGACGAGGTGCAGGACCCGTTCGAGAAGAACGAGCCCGGCAGGGGGCTCGGCCGCGATCCGCAGCGCACGCCGATGCAGTGGAGCACCGGGCCGCATGCGGGGTTCAGCCATGCCAGCCCCTGGCTGCGGCTGGCCGGCGACTGGGCGGCACTCAATGTCGAGCGGCAGCAGTCCGATGCGACATCGATGCTCGCGCTGTACCGCCGCCTGATCGCGCTGCGGCGCGCGGAACCGGCTTTGCATGCCGGCGCCTGGGAGCCGCTCGACGCTGGCGCGGACATCCTGGCCTATGCACGAACCGTTGCGCAACGCCGGCTCGTGGTGCTGCTGAACTTCGCGGACGCGCAGCGTGGCATCGACAGGGCATTGCTGGGCGAACGTGCCGACGTGCTTGCCAGCACTCATGAGCGGCCGGAAGGGAAGCATGCGGAACGGCTGGTCCTGCATCCGCTCGAAGGCGTCGCACTGGCGGTGCACGGCGCCATCTCCATGCCGAGCTGA
- a CDS encoding sensor histidine kinase, giving the protein MASAGSLRRLTFRVGRWPLALAVALILAVWVAALMEPPTLPSGAILMLDEASAVLRPDGRAPHEGPVRLSRRWDAQYPGLGGSATYRIELPAHTGPEPMALLFSRVGSQVEVRVNDGLVQRWGQLGDPLFDASKHPVMAVVPAALLHADRPNELRVDVTIQPQRLGGLSTLHYGPRALIEPVYDTSRRWRELAWLVFAVGLSGMGILTGALWLRQRQPMYGWFSLGALIGTLRIVDRAWADIPVPWPMLGALAATCYLSHMVLMCRFSVLATGTAPHRLERAMDAAIFLGAALTASSFALHRPVLFTLGLCTVVPVSLASLWLCVRRAWSGPDAGVGAWLLTLALAGSIAAGLHDLLAVRISSASGLRHTYLQHAMFAFVPIMGWLIAERYSRTAASFHALNAHLAQRVEERERQLTEAFEVMRAQQQDQAVSNERQRIMREIHDGVGSQLVALLNMVGRPGTPSQALREHVQLALDEIRMAIDSMQTANDDLMTVLATLRYRLQSRLEAAGIEVKWDVVDLSEVSELSPNVVMHIQRILLEAFTNVLKHAQATQITVQARLHSEAHVSPHAPRASSATVATISIADDGIGLGARRHREPADAAQAHGGQGLDNMRFRANLIGATLQIDEPAQGGTRVTLALHLPRTPVEDPALRAL; this is encoded by the coding sequence TGGCAGTGGCGCTGATCCTGGCGGTATGGGTGGCGGCGTTGATGGAGCCGCCCACGCTGCCCAGCGGCGCGATCCTGATGCTGGACGAGGCGAGCGCCGTCCTGCGGCCCGACGGCCGCGCGCCGCACGAAGGGCCCGTGCGCCTCTCCAGGCGATGGGACGCGCAGTACCCCGGCCTCGGCGGCAGCGCCACCTACCGCATCGAATTGCCGGCGCACACCGGCCCGGAGCCGATGGCGCTCCTGTTCTCGCGCGTCGGCAGCCAGGTCGAGGTGCGCGTGAACGACGGCCTCGTGCAGCGCTGGGGCCAGCTCGGCGACCCGCTCTTCGATGCCTCGAAGCATCCGGTGATGGCCGTGGTGCCCGCCGCGCTGCTGCACGCCGACCGGCCGAACGAACTGCGTGTCGACGTAACCATCCAGCCCCAGCGCCTGGGCGGGCTGTCGACCCTGCACTACGGGCCGCGCGCGCTGATCGAGCCCGTCTACGACACCAGCCGGCGCTGGCGCGAACTCGCATGGCTGGTGTTCGCAGTCGGCTTGTCGGGCATGGGCATCCTGACGGGCGCGCTGTGGCTGCGTCAGCGGCAGCCGATGTACGGATGGTTCAGCCTGGGCGCGCTGATCGGCACCTTGCGCATCGTCGATCGCGCCTGGGCCGACATTCCGGTGCCATGGCCGATGCTGGGCGCCCTGGCTGCGACGTGCTACCTGTCGCACATGGTGCTGATGTGCCGCTTTTCCGTGCTCGCGACCGGCACCGCGCCGCACAGGCTCGAGCGTGCGATGGACGCGGCGATCTTCCTCGGCGCGGCGCTCACGGCTTCCTCGTTCGCGCTGCACAGGCCGGTGCTGTTCACGCTGGGCCTTTGCACGGTGGTGCCCGTTTCGTTGGCGTCGCTCTGGCTGTGCGTGCGGCGGGCGTGGTCGGGTCCGGACGCGGGGGTGGGAGCGTGGCTGCTGACCCTGGCGCTCGCCGGCTCCATCGCAGCGGGGCTGCACGACCTGCTGGCGGTGCGCATCTCGAGCGCCAGCGGGCTGCGCCACACCTATCTGCAGCATGCGATGTTCGCCTTCGTTCCCATCATGGGCTGGCTCATCGCGGAGCGCTACAGCCGCACGGCGGCCAGCTTCCACGCGCTCAACGCCCACCTCGCGCAACGGGTCGAGGAGCGCGAGCGGCAGCTGACCGAGGCTTTCGAGGTGATGCGCGCACAGCAGCAGGACCAGGCCGTGTCCAACGAGCGGCAGCGGATCATGCGCGAGATCCACGACGGCGTCGGCTCTCAGCTCGTGGCCCTGCTCAACATGGTGGGGCGGCCCGGCACGCCTTCGCAGGCGCTGCGCGAGCATGTGCAGCTGGCTCTCGACGAAATACGCATGGCCATCGATTCGATGCAGACGGCCAACGACGACCTGATGACCGTGCTGGCAACGCTGCGCTACCGGCTGCAGTCGCGGCTGGAGGCGGCGGGCATCGAGGTGAAATGGGACGTGGTGGACCTCTCCGAAGTCAGCGAGCTGTCGCCCAACGTGGTCATGCACATCCAGCGGATCCTGCTCGAAGCCTTCACCAACGTGCTCAAGCATGCGCAGGCGACGCAGATCACGGTGCAGGCGAGGCTGCACAGCGAAGCCCACGTGTCGCCGCACGCACCGCGCGCGAGCAGCGCGACGGTTGCGACCATCTCGATCGCGGACGACGGCATCGGCCTCGGCGCCCGCCGGCACCGCGAGCCCGCGGATGCAGCACAGGCCCACGGCGGGCAGGGCCTGGACAACATGCGCTTCAGGGCCAACCTGATCGGCGCGACGCTGCAGATCGACGAGCCCGCGCAGGGAGGCACGCGCGTCACGCTCGCATTGCACCTTCCGCGCACTCCTGTCGAAGATCCCGCGCTTCGGGCGCTCTGA